One genomic segment of Paraburkholderia caffeinilytica includes these proteins:
- the poxB gene encoding ubiquinone-dependent pyruvate dehydrogenase, protein MTTAADYLVDALTHAGVKRIYGVVGDSLNGISDSLRRSGEIDWIHVRHEEGAAFAAGAEAHLTGSLAVCAGSCGPGNLHLINGLFDCHRSGVPVLAIAAHIPSSEIGIDYFQATHPESLFKECSHYVELVSNVGQLPQILTRAMRVAVGRRGVAVVVIPGDVALSATTAEVAPWLVPSTPPVLRPADDEITRLADMLHAASRVTLMCGAGCAGAHDEVVALAKRLKAPVVHSLRGKEIIEHDNPYDVGMTGMVGFASGYAAMKACDMLLLLGTDFPYRQFYPEHAKIAQIDVRPEALGNRCSLDLGLVGTVKDTLAALLPVLDEKTDSSHLDSALAHYRQARKDLDSLAESNPSSTTIHPQYVTRLVSQLAADDAIFTCDVGTPIAWTARYLKLNGRRRLIGSFNHGSMANAMLHAIGAQAAYPGRQVISMSGDGGFTMMMGDFITLVQAGLPVKVIVLNNGTLGFVEIEMRASGFVDTGTDLVNPNFARMAEAVGVKGIRVEKPQELEDALATALAHDGPALVDVVSARQELIMPPKTTIDEAWHFGVFMMKAVMDGRGGGLIDLAKVNLTR, encoded by the coding sequence GCGTCGTCGGCGACTCGCTGAACGGCATCTCCGATTCGCTCAGGCGTTCCGGCGAGATCGACTGGATCCACGTGCGGCACGAGGAGGGCGCGGCCTTCGCGGCGGGGGCGGAAGCGCACCTCACCGGCAGCCTCGCGGTATGCGCCGGCAGTTGCGGACCGGGCAACCTGCACCTGATCAACGGGCTGTTCGACTGCCACCGCAGCGGCGTGCCCGTGCTCGCGATCGCCGCGCACATTCCCAGCTCGGAGATCGGCATCGACTACTTTCAGGCGACGCATCCGGAAAGCCTGTTCAAGGAGTGCAGCCACTATGTGGAACTCGTGTCGAACGTCGGGCAGTTGCCGCAGATCCTGACCCGGGCGATGCGGGTTGCGGTCGGGCGGCGCGGCGTGGCGGTCGTCGTGATTCCGGGCGACGTCGCGTTGTCGGCGACGACGGCCGAAGTTGCGCCCTGGCTGGTGCCGTCGACGCCGCCCGTGCTGCGGCCGGCCGACGACGAGATCACGCGCCTCGCGGATATGCTGCACGCGGCGTCGCGCGTGACGCTGATGTGCGGCGCAGGCTGCGCGGGCGCGCACGACGAAGTGGTGGCGCTCGCGAAGCGCCTGAAGGCGCCCGTCGTCCACTCGCTGCGCGGCAAGGAGATCATCGAGCACGACAACCCGTACGACGTCGGCATGACGGGCATGGTGGGGTTCGCGTCGGGTTACGCGGCGATGAAGGCGTGCGACATGCTGCTGCTGCTCGGCACCGATTTTCCCTACCGGCAGTTCTATCCGGAACACGCGAAGATCGCGCAGATCGACGTGCGCCCCGAAGCGCTCGGCAACCGCTGTTCGCTCGATCTCGGCCTCGTCGGCACGGTCAAGGACACGCTCGCCGCGTTGCTGCCGGTCCTCGACGAAAAGACCGATTCGTCGCATCTCGACAGCGCGCTCGCGCATTACCGGCAGGCGCGCAAGGATCTCGATTCGCTCGCCGAGAGCAATCCGTCGAGCACGACGATCCATCCGCAGTATGTGACGCGACTCGTGAGCCAGCTCGCGGCCGACGACGCGATCTTCACCTGCGACGTCGGCACGCCGATCGCGTGGACGGCGCGCTATCTGAAGCTGAACGGCCGGCGCCGGTTGATCGGTTCGTTCAATCACGGCTCGATGGCGAACGCGATGCTGCATGCGATCGGCGCGCAGGCCGCGTATCCCGGCCGTCAGGTGATCTCGATGTCCGGTGACGGCGGGTTCACGATGATGATGGGCGACTTCATCACACTGGTTCAGGCAGGGCTGCCGGTGAAGGTGATCGTGCTGAACAACGGCACGCTGGGCTTCGTGGAGATCGAAATGCGCGCGTCGGGCTTCGTCGATACCGGCACCGACCTCGTCAATCCGAACTTCGCGCGCATGGCCGAAGCGGTCGGCGTGAAGGGTATCCGCGTCGAGAAACCGCAGGAACTCGAAGACGCGCTCGCGACTGCGCTCGCGCACGACGGGCCCGCGCTCGTCGACGTCGTCAGCGCGCGCCAGGAACTGATCATGCCGCCGAAGACCACCATCGACGAAGCCTGGCATTTCGGCGTCTTCATGATGAAGGCGGTGATGGACGGCCGCGGCGGCGGGCTGATCGACCTCGCGAAAGTGAATCTGACGCGCTAA
- the mdtN gene encoding multidrug transporter subunit MdtN, which produces MTAAQSTDAGKQRPRTWPAMLLIVLAVLALIAVIWRVDTVPRTDDAYAYADTIGVSPEVSGKIVTLAVRNNQAVKQGDLLFEIDPRPYQFALQRAQAALAQLDAQIPLTQRTVNAQGFSAEAAKSAVVRAQAAAKQAGDTLARTEPLIAKGYVSAEDLDRARTAQRAAQAELAAAQSQAREAQAAVSSVAALVAQRSVLLAEIATAQLNLEYATVRAPFDGRVVELRTSVGQFVSAQKPVFTLIDTRQWYVVANFRENELGNIRPGTRATVYLMSNTGIRFSGSVDSIGFGVDPQDGGGTANGLPSIQRSINWVHVAQRFPVKIRVDHPDPQLFRIGTSAVAVLQPERREDRDTRATHNGAPS; this is translated from the coding sequence ATGACCGCTGCCCAAAGCACGGACGCAGGAAAGCAGCGTCCGCGAACCTGGCCCGCCATGCTGCTGATCGTGCTGGCCGTGCTCGCGCTCATCGCCGTGATCTGGCGCGTGGATACCGTGCCGCGCACCGACGACGCCTATGCGTACGCCGACACGATCGGTGTCTCGCCGGAAGTCAGCGGCAAGATCGTGACGCTCGCGGTGCGCAACAACCAGGCCGTGAAGCAAGGCGATCTGCTGTTCGAGATCGACCCGCGGCCGTATCAGTTCGCGTTGCAGCGCGCGCAGGCGGCGCTCGCGCAACTCGATGCGCAGATTCCGCTGACGCAGCGCACCGTCAACGCGCAAGGATTCAGCGCCGAGGCTGCGAAGTCGGCGGTCGTGCGCGCGCAGGCTGCCGCGAAGCAGGCGGGAGACACGCTGGCAAGAACGGAGCCGCTGATCGCGAAGGGCTACGTCTCCGCCGAGGACCTGGACCGGGCGCGCACTGCGCAACGCGCGGCGCAGGCCGAGCTCGCGGCCGCGCAATCGCAGGCCCGCGAGGCGCAGGCGGCGGTCAGCAGCGTCGCCGCGCTCGTCGCGCAGCGCTCGGTGCTGCTCGCCGAAATCGCGACGGCGCAGCTCAACCTGGAATATGCGACCGTGCGCGCGCCGTTCGATGGCCGCGTCGTCGAGTTGCGCACGTCTGTCGGGCAATTCGTGTCCGCGCAAAAGCCCGTCTTCACGCTGATCGATACGCGGCAGTGGTACGTAGTCGCCAATTTCCGCGAGAACGAACTCGGCAACATCCGGCCCGGCACCCGCGCGACCGTGTATCTGATGAGCAATACCGGTATCCGTTTCAGCGGTTCGGTCGATTCGATCGGCTTCGGTGTCGATCCGCAGGATGGCGGCGGCACCGCAAACGGTCTGCCGAGCATTCAGCGCAGCATCAACTGGGTCCACGTCGCGCAGCGTTTTCCGGTGAAGATACGGGTCGATCATCCCGACCCGCAGTTGTTCCGGATCGGCACTTCGGCTGTCGCCGTGCTGCAGCCTGAGCGTCGCGAGGATCGCGACACTCGCGCGACGCACAATGGAGCGCCGTCATGA
- a CDS encoding YtcA family lipoprotein encodes MWSGLHRGRHAWAILMPCATLTACSDAPSVGVLGAYFPDWLFCIVGGVLLVACVHVLLSKSGRGGWLTPPAIVYPALTVLFSIALWAAGFN; translated from the coding sequence ATGTGGAGTGGTTTGCACCGTGGGCGCCACGCGTGGGCGATCCTGATGCCGTGCGCGACGCTGACTGCCTGTAGCGACGCACCGTCGGTCGGCGTGCTGGGCGCGTATTTTCCGGACTGGCTGTTCTGTATCGTGGGCGGCGTGCTGCTGGTCGCGTGCGTGCATGTGCTGCTCTCGAAAAGCGGCCGCGGCGGCTGGCTCACGCCGCCCGCGATCGTCTACCCGGCGCTGACGGTGCTGTTTTCGATCGCGCTCTGGGCAGCTGGTTTCAACTAA